A region of the Bacillus sp. NP247 genome:
ACAAGCAGCCAGAAACATTAAGAGTTATCATGGGCAATCGCATTAAAAAAAGCTGCTGCCTATAAAATACAGACAGCAACTTCAACTAGAGTAGCTGGCATAATTTACGCAAGCTACAATATATAATTTGATTTCTATTAGTTTTTTTTGCATAATCATTTTTTACATTTTGTAACTAATAAACAGCGATTGGACCATAAGGACCATTGATAATTTCTATTTTTGTTTCAAAAATATCTGTCAAAATTTCTGGGTCCATAACTTCTTCTACTGTTCCAAAAGCAGCAATTTGTCCATCTTTCATAGCACAAATTTTGTCAGAATATTTAGCCGCAAAATTTATATCATGCATAACAGTCAGAATTGTTCTTCCGAATTCATTAGCTGCACGTCTCAAATGCTCCATCATTTGAACAGAACGAGCAACATCAAGGTTGTTCAGAGGCTCATCCAAAAGTACATATTCAGTCTCTTGGCACAATACCATCGCTACATATGCCCTTTGTCTTTGACCACCAGAAAGCTCATCTAAATATCTATTCTCTAAATTAGTTAAATCTAAAAAATCGATATATTTAGAAATGATAACTTCATCCTCTTTAGTTAATCTTCCCTTTGAATAAGGAAAGCGCCCAAATCCAACTAATTGTCTAACAGTAAGCCTAGTTACAAAATGATTTTCTTGTCGCAATATAGTCAAAACTTTTGCTAAGTCTTTTGATTTAGATTCAGAAACATCCATATTCGCTACCTGAATTTGACCTTCATCCATATCTAAAAGTCTGCCAATCATCAAAAGTGTCGTTGACTTTCCAGCGCCATTTGGTCCAATTAAAGAAGTAAAGCCCGCTTTTGGTATTTCAATATCTAAAGGTCCTATTTTTACCTTATCAGTATAGAACTTTTTAACATTATCAATTTTTATCATAAAGCCCTCTTCCTTAAAACTATAGTTAAGAATATGATCCCACCAAATAATTCAATAATAACTGAAACTACACCTTGAGCATGGAATACATGATACATTAAAAAGTATGCACTCGTCATTATTAAAAATCCTATAGCAAAAGCCATTGGAAAAATATATCTATGATCATAAGTTGACGCCGCCTGATAACTCAAAGTTGCTACTAAAAAGCCGTAGAAAGTAAGTGGCCCAATTAGAGCTGTTGAGATGGACATTAAAATAGCTACTAATACAAGCGTATAAATTACACTAGGTTGGTAT
Encoded here:
- a CDS encoding ABC transporter ATP-binding protein, giving the protein MIKIDNVKKFYTDKVKIGPLDIEIPKAGFTSLIGPNGAGKSTTLLMIGRLLDMDEGQIQVANMDVSESKSKDLAKVLTILRQENHFVTRLTVRQLVGFGRFPYSKGRLTKEDEVIISKYIDFLDLTNLENRYLDELSGGQRQRAYVAMVLCQETEYVLLDEPLNNLDVARSVQMMEHLRRAANEFGRTILTVMHDINFAAKYSDKICAMKDGQIAAFGTVEEVMDPEILTDIFETKIEIINGPYGPIAVY